TCATGGATGTCGCCCATGGCCCGGCTGCCGCTCCCCATGGCCGCGATCAGCGGCGCGCCCGCCTGATAGCCTCGCGCGGCCGCGCTCGACAAACCGGTGCCGACGATCGCCAGCAGGAGAAGAAACATCGCCAGGACCATCAAGCCGCCGAGCGGGTTGTGTCCGACGAAGTGGGTGGGCCTGAGGCGCACGACGTCCTTCAGGTAAGTCAGAGTCGAGCGCCAGGAATAGACGAAGTCCGCGAAGCGCGAATAGGGACTGCCGATGAAGCCCCACAAAATGCGGAACAACAGCAGCAGGAGAATCAGATGCCCGGCGCCGACATGGAGGACGAAGGCCGTCCCGCGTTCGCCGCCGGTGATATAGGCGACCAGGACTGAGGCCGCCAGCAACCAATGAAAGATGCGCGTCGGGAGATCCCAGACGCGGACGGAAGCATTCGACATGACGATCTTCTCCGGCGAGGGGACGCCAGCATAGAGCAGCGCAGACATGAGATGGGGTCCCCGGAATTGCAAACAAGGCGACGATAGCATTGCGGGCGGCCGTCACAGGCGCGACAGGTTGCCCGCAGCGCCGGGGAGAATGGCAAGCGCGGCTGTCGGAAAGCTGACGACTGCGAGCCAATCGCATTCGCAGCGTTCCGATGCGTTCAGTTCACCTCGAAAATCACCGGCTCGGTGCAAACCGCTCCTTGCCGGACGGCCGCTCATCCCCCGTAGTCGGGCTCGGCGATGCCGCGCTGTCCGACATCGGCCACCAGCAGATGGCCCGACAGCGGCGACGCCCGAAGCTGCTCGTCGGTCAGACCGAGCGAGGCGGTCGTGATGAAGAGCTGCTTCATCCCCTCGCCCCCGAAGCCGACGGCGCTCGGCTGCGGCACGGGGACCTTCACGCGCCGCTCCAACTTTCCATCCGGACGGATCTGGGCCACGCACCAGCCATCCCAGAGAGAGACCCAGAGATGGCCATCGGCGTCGACCGTCATGCCGTCCGGCTGCTCCGCCACGGCGCCGAATTTGTGGAAACTCTGCCGAGGTCCCACGGCGCCGCTCGCCGGATCGATATCGTAGCAATAGATCTCCCGCGCGGGGCTGTCGGTCCAATAGGCGCGCCTTCCGTCGGGGCTGAAAGCCGGCCCGTTGGCGCAGCCGATCTTGCGATCGATGACCGACAGCGTGCCGGCCTGGTCCAGCATGTAGAAGCTGCCGGTCGGCGTGACCCAATCCTGATTGCAGCTCCCGGTCCATAAGCGCCCGCGCCGATCGACCTTGGCGTCGTTGAAACTGTTCTCCGGCCGGCCGGCCTCGGGGTTGATGATATCGGTGCGCTGGCCCGTCTTCGGATCGAGACGATGAAGGCCGCTATCGTCGACGACGATCCAGCGGCCCTGACGATCGAACACCATTCCCCCCAGCCCCGTCGGCAGACTGGCCTTCAGCGTCTCGTTGCGCCCGCTGGCGGGATCGAAACGAAAGATCGAGGGCGCGCGCAGATCCAGCCAGTAAAGCCTCCGTTCCGCCTCGCGCCAGAGCGGGCCTTCGCCCAGCACCGACCGAAAATCCAGAGCCCGCTCGACATGTTCCACGGCGCTGCCTCCCCCTGTCGGCCGCACGGCCAAGCCGCCGGCTCTTTTTTCATCGTCGGCCGGAATTAGGCGGCGCGCTTGGTTGCAACGTCAAGCCGCTATAGAATTGCCATCGGGTGGTGTCCGGTTCCGCCAGGGACCGGGGTTCATGGGGTGCAAGGGTGTCGTTCACGCGAGTTTCGGGACTTTCCGGTTCGTTCACAAGAGCCGGATTCCTTCCGGTCATCGGCCTGCTGGGGCTGTTGTTCGGCGCCTCCGCGCAGGCGCAGGACGCAGTCCGCTGCACCGACATTCCCAATCCCGTCGCCAAGACCCGCGATGCCATCATCGCCGCGACGAAGGAGAAGGATTTCGGCGCCTTCTCGCCGCTGATCGATCGCAATGCCTTCGCCGCCTCGGTGGGCGACGACATCGAGCCCATCTCCTATTGGGAAAGCCTGAAGAAGCAGGGCGACGACGTGCGGCCGATCATGGCCGCCCTTCTGAAGATGCCTTGTTCGGTTTATCAGGGCGCCGAGGGTGAGGTCTTCACCTGGCCGACGGCCGCCGACATCCCTTATGAGAAGCTTACCAAGAAGGAGATCGCCGACCTCCAGAAGCTCTATGGCGGCCGGCTCGAGGATCAGTATATCGAGGGCCATGAGGTCGGCTACTACGCCGGCTGGAGGCTCTCGATCAATTCGGACGGGACCTGGTCCGAGTTCGTCGCCGGCGATTAGCGCCGGCAGCAGCGTCCGCGGAGGCGGCCCAGCGACCATGTTGAAGAATCGCCAGATCCTGCTCGCCTCCCGTCCCTTCGGCGAACCCACGCCGGAGAACTTCCGTCTGGCGACGACCGATATCCCGGATCGCCCGGTACAGGGGCTTTTCCTGAAGACCCTCTGGCTCTCGCTCGATCCCTATATGCGGGGCATCATGGACGAGGGCGACTCCTATACGCCCGCGGTCGATGTGGGCGGCGTGATGGATGGCGGGACCGTCAGCCTCGTGCTCTCCTCGCGGGAGCCGGATTTCGCACCCGGCGATTTCGTCGTCGGCTATACCGGCTGGCAGGAATATGCGCATGCCAGCGGCGAGGGACTGAGGAAGCTCGATCCGAAGGCAGCGCCGATCTCGACGGCGCTGGGTCTGCTCGGAATGCCCGGCATGACCGCCTATACGGGGCTGCTCAATATCGGACAGCCGAAGCCGGGCGAGACCCTCGTGGTCGCGGCGGCGTCAGGCGCCGTCGGGTCGGCCGTCGGCCAGATCGCCAGGCTGAAAGGCTGCCGCGTGGTCGGCATCGCCGGCGGGCCGGAGAAAACGCGATTCGTCGTCGATGAGCTGGGCTTCGATGCCGGGCTCGATCACCGGGCCGCCGACTTTCCCGCCCGCCTCGAGGCGGCCTGCCCGAAGGGCATCGACATCTATTTCGAGAATGTCGGCGGCCATGTCTGGGATGCGGTCTATCCCCTGCTGAACAATTTCACGCGCATCCCCGTCTGCGGCCAGATCGCCAATTACTCCGACACCGGCCTGCCGCCGGGACCCGACCGAACGCTGGCCTTGATCGGCACCATCCTGGTGAAGCGCTGGCGCATGCAGGGGTTCATCGTCACCGACTTCGCCGATCAGACCGACGAGTTCCTGCGCGAGGTCGGCGGCTGGCTGCGACAGGGCAAGCTGAAATACAAGGAAGACGTGGTGGTCGGCCTCGAGAACGCGCCGGCCGCCTTCATCGGCCAGCTCAAGGGCCGCAATTTCGGCAAGCTCCTGATCAAGGTCGCCGACGCGCCGGTCTGACATCGGGCTGGCATCGACAAGGTCGCCTGGCGGCGCCAAGGGTCGGTCTAACAAGCCCGGCCACTCCCCAACAATGCCGGCTTCGTGACATGGCTGCTGCAAATTCGGGCGGGCTGCTCCATTCCGCGCCACACCCATGGGGCACCAGTGACGTTGGTTCTTGCCGGCGGCTTCTCGACGAGGTCGACCATTTCCTGGTGGGCGATTTCGCCATGACCGATGGCGCGGTCACTCATCGCCCGGTTGCGGACCCCGGCGAGAATTGGCTTTGCCTCACCCTGCGCAACGCGCGGTTCCGGTTCGCCGGTGCCGGTTGGTTCGCTCTCGATCTTCTGTTCTGCAACAGAACTGTCCTACGACACTCGGAAACCATCGATTCTTTGTTTGACCGCGATTCAACAATACGAGATCTCCCACTGCGGTCGCGACTTGCGACGAAAGTCGTAGGTATTTTCCCCTACAGAGATCGCCAGAATCTTGCCCGAAAAAAATCACGGGGCGGAATTGCATGAGTATCGGTTATTCGGATGGTGTGAAACTTGGCTTTTGCTCTTCGATCATATTCGTGTGAACCTGACATTGTGATGTGAGGTTTTACCAAGTTCTAACTTGCCAGGATCGGTTGTCCCTGCTGCATTGATCCAACGGCATTCGATCGTCGTATTCCCATCAAGCGGACTGTGGGGGCCGCGAGATACGAAGGAGACGACCATGGGCAGCGTCGCCAGCTACAGTACCGACCGGCTGGATCGGAACCTCCTTCGTTATGCGATGAGGCTTCCTACCCTTTCCGTCGAGGAAGAGACGGGGTTGACGCGCGCCTGGTCGACCGAGCGCGACGAGGCCGCCCTCCAGAAGCTGGTCAGCGCTCATCTCCGCATGGTGATCTCGCAGGCGACCCGATACCGGTCCTACGGCCTCGCGCTGTCCGACCTGGTGCAGGAAGGCACCGTCGGCCTGATGCAGGCGGCTGAGCGGTTCGATCCGGAACGTCAGGTCCGATTTTCAACCTATGCGATCTGGTGGATCCGGGCAGCCATACAGGATTATGTGCTGCGCAACTGGTCGGTCGTCCGGGTCGGGACGACCCATGCGGAGAAGCGGCTGTTCTTCAATCTGCGGCGTTTGCGGGCCAAGATCGCGCAATCGGGCGTCGGCACCCTCAATCCCGAGCAAGCCGCCATCCTGGCGCGGGAACTGAACGTCTCGCTCGATGTGATCGAGAACATCGACTCCCGACTCTCGGCGCGGGATTGCTCGGTCAACGAGCCTTTCGGCGAGAGCGGCGATGGCGAATGGCAGGACATGCTGGCCGACGAACGCGCCACACCCGAAGAACAGGTGACCGCCGATCTCGACTCCCAGACCCGCTCGCGCTGGCTGGCCGCTGCGATGAGCGAGTTGCCGGATCGCGAGCAGATCATCATTCGCAAGCGTCATCTGGCGGAGAACGGCGCCACGCTCGAGGACCTGAGCCACGAGCTGGGTGTCAGCAAGGAACGGGTTCGCCAACTCGAGAAGCGCGCGCTGGGCAAACTGCAGGCGATCCTGGTGGATCGCGAGACCGTCGCCTGATCCGCCGCAACGCCGGCTTGGCTCGCGGCCGCCGCCTAGAGTTCCAATTCTTTCAAATACCGCTTCAGCGCCTGCGCGACCCGCTGGCCGCGATCGCGGAACAGTTCCAGATGGCCGTCGCCCACGGCATAGAGGCGGATGGATCGGGCCAAAATGGTCCGCCAGGGGTTGCTTGGTTCCCTGAGGCGCTTCACCCGGGGGGCACTGCAGATGAACGCCACTTTCCCCGCCCAGGGCGCCGGCCGGTAACGGTTGAGAATGAGCCGCATGCGTTCCGCACGATCGACAGCCCGTTCGACGGCATCGTCGCCGCGGCCGACGATCGTGGGATCGGCATGTTGCTCCGCCGCACTGGTAATCAGCAGCCTGGCCTCGTCGCGGAAAGCCAACGGACTGCCATAGGCGCCCTCCGGCGCATTCGTCGGGCCGCCAACATCGCCCTGTAGCAGGACCGGCGGATCGATTCCGATCACCGCCTCCGGGGGCTCGTCCAACTCGGTCAATTGCCGCGCCATCTCCCAGGCGATCAAGGTGCCGGCACAATAGCCCGCCAGAATCAATCGAGATCCGGGTCGCGCCGCACGGACAGCCGCCACATAGTCGGCAGCGATTTCCGCGACGGTCTCGGCCTCGCCACCGGGGCGCGGGCCGGTGCGGCCCTGCAAGCCGAAGAGCGGGCGCCCCTCGTCCAGCTGCCCTCGCAGATGACGCGTGAACAGCACCTGGCCGTGCAGTCCGTGAACGAAGAAGATCGGCGTCCGATCTCCGCCAGGCTCGATCGGAATCAGGAGGGGCGGTTCCGTTTTCCCAATAGCGGCCAGAACCCGGTCGGTCAGTTGGGCGATGGTCGGCGCTTCCAGCAGCATCGAGATCGGCAGCTTGACGCCGAACGCGAGCTCGATCTCCGCCATCAGGGCAGTCGCCGCCAGGGAGTCGCCGCCCTGCTCGAAGAAATCGTCGCGGGCGCCCACCTCGTCCAGATCGAGGATGGCCTTCCATATCCCCAGAAGCCGTCGGGCCACGGCCGCCCTCGGCCTGACCAGGACCC
The nucleotide sequence above comes from Hypericibacter terrae. Encoded proteins:
- a CDS encoding cytochrome b/b6 domain-containing protein, coding for MSALLYAGVPSPEKIVMSNASVRVWDLPTRIFHWLLAASVLVAYITGGERGTAFVLHVGAGHLILLLLLFRILWGFIGSPYSRFADFVYSWRSTLTYLKDVVRLRPTHFVGHNPLGGLMVLAMFLLLLAIVGTGLSSAAARGYQAGAPLIAAMGSGSRAMGDIHETLGSLIMILAGIHVAAVFAHWLFARENLVRAMVTGRKRLARESTAVDRPFAGRARLAIMAVLVLVTAVGLFGQFDATVLSTRPTQPLSQTGEAASSDMADEQTQNPDSEIPE
- a CDS encoding SMP-30/gluconolactonase/LRE family protein produces the protein MEHVERALDFRSVLGEGPLWREAERRLYWLDLRAPSIFRFDPASGRNETLKASLPTGLGGMVFDRQGRWIVVDDSGLHRLDPKTGQRTDIINPEAGRPENSFNDAKVDRRGRLWTGSCNQDWVTPTGSFYMLDQAGTLSVIDRKIGCANGPAFSPDGRRAYWTDSPAREIYCYDIDPASGAVGPRQSFHKFGAVAEQPDGMTVDADGHLWVSLWDGWCVAQIRPDGKLERRVKVPVPQPSAVGFGGEGMKQLFITTASLGLTDEQLRASPLSGHLLVADVGQRGIAEPDYGG
- a CDS encoding NADP-dependent oxidoreductase; translation: MLKNRQILLASRPFGEPTPENFRLATTDIPDRPVQGLFLKTLWLSLDPYMRGIMDEGDSYTPAVDVGGVMDGGTVSLVLSSREPDFAPGDFVVGYTGWQEYAHASGEGLRKLDPKAAPISTALGLLGMPGMTAYTGLLNIGQPKPGETLVVAAASGAVGSAVGQIARLKGCRVVGIAGGPEKTRFVVDELGFDAGLDHRAADFPARLEAACPKGIDIYFENVGGHVWDAVYPLLNNFTRIPVCGQIANYSDTGLPPGPDRTLALIGTILVKRWRMQGFIVTDFADQTDEFLREVGGWLRQGKLKYKEDVVVGLENAPAAFIGQLKGRNFGKLLIKVADAPV
- a CDS encoding cupin domain-containing protein, with product MAAANSGGLLHSAPHPWGTSDVGSCRRLLDEVDHFLVGDFAMTDGAVTHRPVADPGENWLCLTLRNARFRFAGAGWFALDLLFCNRTVLRHSETIDSLFDRDSTIRDLPLRSRLATKVVGIFPYRDRQNLARKKSRGGIA
- a CDS encoding RNA polymerase factor sigma-32 — encoded protein: MGSVASYSTDRLDRNLLRYAMRLPTLSVEEETGLTRAWSTERDEAALQKLVSAHLRMVISQATRYRSYGLALSDLVQEGTVGLMQAAERFDPERQVRFSTYAIWWIRAAIQDYVLRNWSVVRVGTTHAEKRLFFNLRRLRAKIAQSGVGTLNPEQAAILARELNVSLDVIENIDSRLSARDCSVNEPFGESGDGEWQDMLADERATPEEQVTADLDSQTRSRWLAAAMSELPDREQIIIRKRHLAENGATLEDLSHELGVSKERVRQLEKRALGKLQAILVDRETVA
- a CDS encoding thioesterase domain-containing protein, producing the protein MGWSRDRPGAPVVGRKVHRYIRPAMARDPRSNSGRPEDVPAPSALPGSPLPARVLVRPRAAVARRLLGIWKAILDLDEVGARDDFFEQGGDSLAATALMAEIELAFGVKLPISMLLEAPTIAQLTDRVLAAIGKTEPPLLIPIEPGGDRTPIFFVHGLHGQVLFTRHLRGQLDEGRPLFGLQGRTGPRPGGEAETVAEIAADYVAAVRAARPGSRLILAGYCAGTLIAWEMARQLTELDEPPEAVIGIDPPVLLQGDVGGPTNAPEGAYGSPLAFRDEARLLITSAAEQHADPTIVGRGDDAVERAVDRAERMRLILNRYRPAPWAGKVAFICSAPRVKRLREPSNPWRTILARSIRLYAVGDGHLELFRDRGQRVAQALKRYLKELEL